From Plasmodium falciparum 3D7 genome assembly, chromosome: 9, one genomic window encodes:
- a CDS encoding 3-oxoacyl-[acyl-carrier-protein] reductase codes for MSVLHRFYLFFLFTKFFHCYKISYVLKNAKLAPNHAIKNINSLNLLSENKKENYYYCGENKVALVTGAGRGIGREIAKMLAKSVSHVICISRTQKSCDSVVDEIKSFGYESSGYAGDVSKKEEISEVINKILTEHKNVDILVNNAGITRDNLFLRMKNDEWEDVLRTNLNSLFYITQPISKRMINNRYGRIINISSIVGLTGNVGQANYSSSKAGVIGFTKSLAKELASRNITVNAIAPGFISSDMTDKISEQIKKNIISNIPAGRMGTPEEVANLACFLSSDKSGYINGRVFVIDGGLSP; via the exons ATGAGTGTTCTACATAGATTTTATCTATTTTTCTTGTTTACAAAGTTCTTCCATTGTTATAAAATTTcttatgtattaaaaaatgcaAAG CTAGCTCCCAACCATgcaattaaaaatattaattcatTAAATTTATTGTCTGAAAATAAGAAGGAaaactattattattgtggGGAAAATAAAGTTGCTTTAGTAACAGGTGCAGGAAGAGGAATAGGTAGAGAGATCGCTAAAATGTTGGCAAAATCAGTATCTCATGTTATATGTATAAGTAGAACgcaa AAATCATGTGATAGTGTTGTTGATGAAATAAAATCATTTGGTTATGAATCATCAGGTTATGCAGGTGATGTAtctaaaaaagaagaaataagtGAAgtgattaataaaattttgacAGAACATAAAAATGTAGATATATTAGTTAATAATGCTGGAATAACTAGAGATAATCTTTTTCTAAGGATGAAAAATGATGAATGGGAAGATGTGTTAAGGACAAATTTAAATTCtctattttatataacacaACCTATATCAAAAAGAATGATTAATAATAGATATGGTcgaataattaatatatcaaGTATAGTAGGGTTAACAGGAAATGTAGGACAAGCAAATTATTCTTCATCGAAAGCTGGTGTTATTGGTTTTACAAAAAGCTTAGCAAAAGAATTAGCTTCAAGAAATATAACTGTAAATGCCATAGCCCCTGGATTTATATCTAGTGATATGACAGATAAAATTAGCGAACAAATAAAG aaGAACATAATTTCAAACATTCCTGCTGGACGAATGGGAACACCAGAAgaa gTAGCTAATTTAGCTTGTTTTTTATCATCAGATAAGTCTGGTTATATTAATGGTCGAGTTTTCGTAATAGACGGTGGACTATCaccttaa
- a CDS encoding DNA-directed RNA polymerase II subunit RPB3, putative, with the protein MTTYNDNTNKHQINITKLTKDELYFTLYNSNSGIANALRRIMLSEIPTLAIDVVNVYENTSAFHDEFIAHRLGLIPIDSRNVNNYEFREKCKCKETCSKCTIQYIIEVKCNHSNKIDVSHYDIESLEHEPNVPMPIPHGNKNSVSENAIPIVTLSKNQTLHMKLIATKGIGKMHAKWIPANVSYRIDHKVLIKHNLIDKLSNEHKLLLANNLNKDCYILNKDTHDDDNNNNNNIQLKLKENMSVVMAESSIDLLSELGYKDIIKIVYDETMFHFHVESVGSIPPEQIVQMAIDILENKLKVLEPQIKSSFYSIDEVAKQLKEQGVSLYGIQLDLE; encoded by the coding sequence atgactacttataatgataatacaaacaaacatcaaataaatatcaCGAAATTAACTAAGGATGAGTTGtattttacattatataatagtaaCTCTGGAATAGCTAATGCATTAAGAAGAATAATGTTATCAGAAATTCCAACATTAGCTATAGATGTAGTAAATGTATATGAAAATACAAGTGCCTTTCATGATGAATTTATTGCTCATAGATTAGGTTTAATACCAATAGATAGTcgtaatgtaaataattatgaatttcgtgaaaaatgtaaatgtaaAGAAACATGTTCAAAATGTACtattcaatatattattgaaGTAAAATGTAATCATTCTAATAAAATTGATGTATCACATTATGATATTGAATCATTAGAACATGAGCCTAATGTACCCATGCCCATACCACATGGGAATAAAAACTCTGTAAGTGAAAATGCCATACCTATTGTTACTTTATCAAAAAACCAAACATTACATATGAAACTTATAGCTACAAAAGGTATAGGTAAAATGCATGCAAAATGGATTCCAGCTAATGTATCTTATCGTATAGATCATAAAGTTCTTATTAAACATAATTTAATAGATAAATTATCAAATGAACATAAACTATTATTAGCTAATAATCTAAATAAGGATTgctatatattaaataaagatacacatgatgatgataataataataataataatatacaattaaaattaaaagaaaatatgtcTGTTGTTATGGCAGAAAGTTCAATTGATCTTTTATCTGAATTAGGATAcaaagatattataaaaattgtttATGATGAAACCATGTTTCATTTTCATGTTGAATCTGTTGGATCCATTCCTCCTGAACAAATTGTACAAATGGCAATtgatatattagaaaataaattaaaggTTCTAGAACCCCAAATTAAATCATCTTTCTATTCTATAGATGAGGTAGCAAAACAATTAAAAGAACAAGGAGTTTCCTTATACGGTATACAACTAGACttggaataa
- a CDS encoding OTU domain-containing protein, putative → MCLDWKYNYMKTRLKVLENNEKDEEIERKLQNNLNIKSLGYVLKAIEILKRKEKMKRYSTFDRHLSYFKKNNINKPQYNEKKILEHRLWAIGCELIEVIGDGNCLFRSISRNLFHKQKYHMYVRKKCVEYMINYKEEYSIYFENNEFQQYIKNMSKNGYWGDELCIKATADAFDCIIYIITSTLENWHLKYESKNNNGMYKKCVFLAYSSPTHYDCFKLMQR, encoded by the coding sequence atgtgTTTGGACtggaaatataattatatgaagaCAAGACTTAAGGTgttagaaaataatgaaaaggatgaagaaatagaaagaaaattacaaaataatttgAATATTAAGAGTTTGGGATATGTATTAAAAGCTATAgagatattaaaaagaaaagaaaagatgaAAAGATATAGTACATTCGATAGACATTTatcttattttaaaaaaaataatataaataaaccacagtataatgaaaaaaagatattagAACATAGATTGTGGGCCATTGGATGTGAACTCATTGAAGTTATTGGAGATGGGAATTGTTTATTCCGTTCGATATCTCGTAACTTATTtcataaacaaaaatatcaTATGTATGTTAGGAAAAAATGTGTagaatatatgataaattataaagaagAATATTCTATATActttgaaaataatgaatttcaacaatatataaaaaatatgtcgAAAAATGGGTACTGGGGTGATGAATTATGTATAAAGGCAACAGCTGATGCTTTtgattgtataatatatattataacatctACATTAGAAAACTGgcatttaaaatatgaatccaaaaataataatggtatgtataaaaaatgcGTCTTCCTAGCATATTCCAGCCCAACTCACTATGACTGTTTTAAACTAATGCAAAGGTAG
- a CDS encoding nitric oxide synthase, putative: protein MFMRWNKISRYTLLSGMVVSFWLFYRSENFNLLRRLISKLRSLFPLFIKNNFLNNEIKNSVKIYFGSQSGTAEEFAKELKANLNDLFHIQANIIDLEYFNKEEIKSFGIRIFIVATYGDGEPTDNAVEFFKWLKSLNNDNDYFRNTKYSIMGLGSKQYKHFNKIAKKLDTFLLNFKAHQISETIYGDDDDNIYHDFEVWKNKFFMQLPKLLNMKNIPIYVPKEDIIELTSWRDMAEIKLDIQYYDHLIEEDNKKEKNVVTENIINESVTNNQQLLNHNQNNLSINNKSNYISTDIIGKFYFNHLTGKVISNTKLLKNVDLSNNGDKVNHINISIEDNIIYKAADNLSILTKNTKEVITWWLKRLNIDEKEKTKKFTFVKRNKLIDNSFTMNDPKDDVKNETFNNDVNKGNNKTNIDYNSNNNGNNNNNNNYNEYDDNHIYVPFPTPCSVEDALSYYCDLTTIPRLNILKKFKCFIKDIEELKMFNFILSNNQRNTFFNICKECDMTFIEFVDMFMQSAVFELSPFLQLIPRNTPKSYTISSSPKESKDILSLTVKKKQYCIHSLRRALKNLKTNDMFPKLNEQKLRELCSRRWFKGSSSYYLTEELNVNDIVKFNIKPSKFVLPENIQSSHIIMIATGAGIAPFKAFLSEFIYYDQQIVKDNFVRKGKRILFYGCRKREVDFLYEMEIMDALDKKHIDETYFAFSRDQESKIYVQDLILQKKELVWNLLQKGAYIYVCGNSNMSKDVNKTINSLPLHFKQNDKKFTKKLKKSGRYIYEIW from the coding sequence ATGTTCATGAGGTGGAATAAAATATCACGGTATACCCTATTAAGTGGTATGGTAGTTTCCTTTTGGTTATTCTATAGATCAGAGAATTTCAATTTATTGAGAAGATTAATTAGCAAGCTAAGAAGTTTGTTCcctctttttataaaaaacaactttttaaataatgaaattaaGAATagtgtaaaaatatattttggtAGTCAGAGTGGGACAGCAGAAGAATTTGCCAAAGAATTAAAAGCGAACTTGAAtgatttatttcatatacaAGCAAATATTATCGATttagaatattttaataaagaagaaataaaatctTTTGGAATCCGTATATTTATTGTTGCAACGTATGGAGATGGAGAACCAACGGATAATGCAgttgaattttttaaatggttaaaaagtttaaataatgataatgattatTTTAGAAATACTAAATATTCCATTATGGGTTTAGGTAGCAAacaatataaacattttaataaGATAGCTAAAAAACTTGAtacatttcttttaaattttaaagcTCATCAAATTAGTGAAACTATTTAtggtgatgatgatgataatatatatcatgatTTTGAAGTatggaaaaataaattttttatgcaACTtccaaaattattaaatatgaaaaatatacctATTTATGTACCCAAAGAAGATATTATTGAATTGACATCTTGGAGAGACATGGCAGAAATTAAGTTAGATATACAATATTATGATCATTTAATAgaagaagataataaaaaagaaaaaaatgtagtaacagaaaatattataaatgaaagTGTTACAAATAATCAGCAATTATTGAATCATAACCAAAACAATTTAAGTATTAATAACAAATCAAATTATATAAGTACAGATATAATAGggaaattttattttaatcatCTTACAGGAAAAGTTATTTCCaatacaaaattattaaaaaatgtggATTTATCGAATAACGGAGATAAAGTTAATCATATCAATATTAGCATTGaggataatattatttataaagcTGCAGATAATTTATctattttaacaaaaaatacaaaagagGTCATTACCTGGTGGTTAAAACGATTAAACATAGATGAAAAagagaaaacaaaaaaattcacctttgtaaaaagaaataaattaatagatAATTCATTTACTATGAATGATCCAAAGGATGatgtaaaaaatgaaacattTAACAATGATGTTAATAAAgggaataataaaacaaatattgattataatagtaacaataatggtaataataataataataataattataatgaatatgatgataatcatatatatgtacccTTTCCAACACCATGTAGTGTTGAAGATGCATTATCATATTATTGTGATCTAACAACTATTCCAAGattgaatattttaaaaaagtttaaatgttttattaaagATATAGAAGAACTTAAAATGTTTAACTTTATTTTATCTAACAATCAAAGGAATACATTCTTTAACATATGTAAAGAATGTGATATGACATTTATAGAATTTGTTGATATGTTCATGCAAAGTGCTGTATTTGAATTATCTCCATTTTTACAATTAATACCTAGGAATACTCCTAAAAGTTATACAATTTCTTCTTCTCCAAAGGAAtcaaaagatatattatcattaactGTTAAGAAGAAACAATATTGTATACATTCTCTTAGAAGagcattaaaaaatttaaaaacaaaTGATATGTTTCcaaaattaaatgaacaaaaGCTACGAGAACTTTGTAGCAGAAGATGGTTTAAGGGATCATCCTCATACTATCTAACAGAAGAATTAAATGTAAATGATATAGTTAAATTCAATATAAAACCTTCCAAATTTGTTCTCCCAGAAAATATTCAATCAtctcatattattatgattgcTACAGGTGCAGGAATTGCACCTTTTAAAGCTTTCCTGAGCgagtttatatattatgatcaaCAAATTGTAAAAGATAATTTTgtaagaaaaggaaaaagaatattGTTTTATGGGTGCAGAAAAAGAGAAGTAGACTTCCTCTACGAAATGGAAATTATGGATGCTCTTGACAAGAAACATATTGATGAAACATACTTTGCATTCTCACGAGATCAAGaaagtaaaatatatgtcCAAGATTTAATTCTTCAGAAAAAGGAACTTGTATGGAATTTATTACAAAAGGgtgcatatatttatgtttgtgGAAATAGTAATATGAGTAAAGATGTAAACAAAACCATTAATAGTTTGCCTCTCCATTTtaaacaaaatgataaaaaatttacGAAAAAGTTGAAAAAATCTGGGCGTTATATCTATGAGATATGGTAA
- a CDS encoding perforin-like protein 3 translates to MTFTRGSFIFLYILIIILNTIYQNIFDNIDNVSFISKIFSSKIFVSTKGNDYIENTVENIPQIENGKILNILQHDQIINKVNHNTIHTGALYTQHNKKSKNRKTIKSSQRKSHPNLVNVKNNINFNEIKNGHETNTNDSLFKTEEIKKIEATEKKECKGSAKNCIRGNVKSLINVMKGMEINKNEKDNSTLDREENIYDDEHHTVIVFDGIDENKDLYNKYKNIEKNKNGMDSIVIQGTEYLGVGYDFIFGNPIGDPFLKVDPGYRDSIIKLTYPKSDEDYPDNYMNINPNGSFVRNEISCNRSEKESEISTMSEYTKELSVDASIGASYGLFGSFSASTGYKSVSNTISKNKFRMFMLKSYCFKYVASLSQYSQWKLTDQFVRAISLLPSHFNSLEKDGTYCSDEEFRDNRKSEKCGKSVTAWMYFFKNFGTHVSTLLHLGGKITQQVKISKNDYKAMTESGLSISASVSAGFGLFKVKGSTNTESNESSNNESSTSSLEKETVIIGGTTIFDPNDPNNFEKWAESISENPMPIKGEYEPLSRILPTRLSKIYEEALRFYISVNVPSNFGQITDNEIRQYNIKEELMKATMIHSSGTGLVVVECEEKQNFLLGFSLSIPNDLSNLKDFYLNSCDEDSDKCYSKMSDNAYSYIFAMCKEEMIPFFEQKVKSGVGLLTLECSEKNQVILFGFGISVLNTNDPISISLYPCKYGKASCSMQGSTDQSAVGLWIVCAHEESLNSKFSVYIRKMFEENVSGKKKKHMDICPEKVLFNLIFEFTKTPIKKRNGGCFTVNDKCPKDFHVCSEKEDRKSFNYYSLSVY, encoded by the coding sequence atgactTTCACTAGGGGCTCATTTATATTCCTGTACATTTTAATAATCATTCTAAATACaatttatcaaaatatatttgataatattGACAATGTATCTTTCATTTCAAAAATTTTCTCATCTAAAATTTTCGTTTCTACCAAAGGAAATGATTACATTGAAAACACTGTGGAAAATATTCCACAGATTGAAAATGGAAAAATCTTAAACATATTACAGCACGATCAAATAATCAACAAAGTGAATCATAATACTATTCATACAGGTGCATTATATACACAACATAACAAAAAGAGTAAGAACAGAAAAACAATTAAATCTTCACAAAGAAAAAGTCACCCCAATCTTGTCAATGTAAAGAATAACATAAATTTCaacgaaataaaaaatggtcATGAAACCAACACTAATGATAGCTTATTTAAGacagaagaaataaaaaagatagaaGCAAccgaaaaaaaagaatgtaaGGGGAGTGCTAAAAATTGCATTAGAGGAAATGTTAAAAGTCTGATTAATGTAATGAAAGGTATGGAAATTAATAAGAACGAAAAAGATAATTCAACCTTAGATAGGGAAgagaatatatatgatgatgaaCATCATACTGTAATTGTATTTGATGGTATAGATGAAAATaaagatttatataataagtacAAAAATATTGAGAAAAATAAGAATGGTATGGATTCAATAGTTATACAAGGTACAGAATATTTAGGTGTTGGttatgattttatatttgGGAACCCAATAGGTGACCCATTTTTAAAGGTAGATCCTGGTTATAGAGATtccataataaaattaacttATCCTAAATCAGATGAAGATTATCctgataattatatgaatataaatccGAATGGTTCCTTTGTGCGAAATGAAATATCTTGTAATAGATCAGAAAAAGAAAGTGAAATAAGTACCATGAGTGAATATACGAAAGAACTTTCTGTAGATGCATCTATAGGTGCTTCTTATGGGTTATTTGGATCTTTTTCTGCATCTACTGGTTATAAGAGTGTATCAAATACTATATCTAAAAATAAGTTTCGTATGTTCATGTTGAAGAGTTATTGTTTTAAATATGTTGCTTCATTATCTCAGTATTCTCAATGGAAACTAACTGATCAATTTGTAAGGGCGATTTCTTTATTACCATCTCATTTTAATTCCCTAGAAAAAGATGGAACTTATTGTTCAGATGAAGAATTCCGAGATAATCGCAAAAGTGAAAAATGTGGGAAGAGTGTCACAGCATGGAtgtattttttcaaaaactTTGGAACTCATGTTTCTACTCTTTTACATTTAGGTGGGAAAATAACACAACAGGTAAAGATATCAAAAAATGATTACAAAGCAATGACTGAAAGTGGTTTATCCATTTCAGCTAGTGTGTCAGCAGGATTTGGTTTGTTTAAAGTAAAGGGTTCTACAAATACGGAATCGAATGAGTCTAGTAATAATGAATCGTCTACATCCAGTTTAGAAAAAGAAACGGTAATAATAGGAGGTACAACCATTTTTGATCCCAATGACCCGAATAATTTTGAAAAGTGGGCAGAAAGTATAAGCGAAAACCCAATGCCTATAAAAGGAGAATATGAGCCATTATCTAGGATATTACCTACACGATTATCCAAGATATATGAAGAAGCGTTacgtttttatatttctgtCAATGTACCATCCAATTTTGGTCAGATAACAGATAATGAAATAagacaatataatataaaagaagagtTAATGAAAGCAACTATGATTCATTCTAGTGGAACTGGTTTAGTTGTAGTTGAATGTGAAGAGAAACAAAATTTCCTTTTAGGTTTTTCTTTATCTATACCTAATGATTTATCAAATTTAAAagatttttatttgaattcATGTGATGAAGACTCAGATAAATGTTATTCGAAAATGAGTGATAATGCATACAGTTATATATTTGCTATGTGTAAAGAAGAAATGATACCATTTTTTGAACAGAAGGTAAAATCAGGTGTAGGTTTATTAACATTGGAATGTTCAGAAAAGAATCAGGTTATTTTGTTTGGTTTTGGAATTAGTGTTTTAAATACAAATGATCCAATatctatatctttatatCCTTGTAAATATGGTAAAGCATCTTGTTCTATGCAAGGTTCCACTGATCAATCGGCTGTTGGTTTATGGATAGTATGTGCTCATGAAGAATCGTTAAATTCGAAATTTTCtgtatatataagaaaaatgtttgaagaaaatgtttctggaaaaaaaaagaagcatATGGATATTTGTCCAGAAAAGgtcttatttaatttaatattcgAGTTTACAAAGACTCCAATTAAAAAACGTAATGGGGGATGTTTTACAGTAAATGATAAATGCCCGAAGGATTTTCATGTATGTTCAGAAAAGGAGGATAGAAAATCTTTTAATTATTACTCATTGTCggtatattaa